In Primulina eburnea isolate SZY01 chromosome 3, ASM2296580v1, whole genome shotgun sequence, one DNA window encodes the following:
- the LOC140827580 gene encoding uncharacterized protein isoform X5, with translation MTLVQTYGKPDLMLTMTCNPNWNEIKNQLFPRQSPQDRPDLITRIFRSKFEEFKKDIVDRGVLGKVRSYSYVIEYQKRGLPHVHMLVIFENNDKLSTLDHFDSIVRAEIPSQTEEPNLHKAVVHHMIHGPCGSISPNCPCMVNGKCKKNFPKPFVEYTSRGNDSYPLYRRREGGQVSIPNNDDVFIDNGWVVPYNPWLLLKYDCHINVEVCGGIKCVKYIYKYIHKGPDRVALELRNGQNCDEIQQYVDGRWISAPEALWRIFSFEFSRMYPSVIRLQLHTPNQHLIYFDPQQRVSDLLADDDNSKTMLTEFFKLNCEPDMTEKYLYREFPQFYTWIKSGKKWIRRRSNNKVVGRVYVVSSSEGERFYLRILLNHVRGPTSFEDLMTVNGVTYSTFKESAQMRGLLRQDDYVIQCLQEARSVRMSSSLRRLFVSILVFCQPTTVRELWDEFHPSMCEDYGREISSSNFIINKLLVEIRRLLHQYKMNLDDFDLPSISAEFLEDAPLPRIIEDDLSYHISDDDLRSIERLNAQQRIAFDTIIESITHNQSKLFFIDGPGGTGKTFLYRSMLAHLRKMGKIIIAVATSGIAATLLPGGRTAHSRFQIPLRPTASTLCKIKKQTELADLIRRASAIVWDEAPMANRYAFESVSKSFQDIMENQIPFGGKTMVFGGDFRQVLPVVKRGSKAEQIATSISRSTFWNCVKIIHLQQNMRSAQDIEFSQFLLRVGDGLQHTVNRDFIKLPDSIIIPWEGEQSIQMLIDSVFPNMINHVNDEKYMVDRAIITPKNVDVDNINQMLILKFPGEEKEYTSWDSVEDDNHNLFQEEFLNSLSPSGLPPHKIILKVGSPVMLLRNVAPELGLCNGTRLICRILGRNFIDAEIITGPHKGNRYFLHRMPLKSEDNSGLPFELTR, from the coding sequence ATGACTTTGGTACAAACATATGGAAAACCAGATTTAATGCTTACAATGACATGCAATCCGAATTGGAATGAGATAAAAAATCAACTATTTCCTCGGCAATCACCTCAAGACCGTCCAGATTTGATTACGAGGATATTTCGGTCAAAATTTGAGGAATTTAAGAAAGACATTGTGGATAGAGGGGTTTTAGGTAAGGTCCGTTCTTATTCGTACGTCATTGAGTATCAGAAAAGAGGGCTTCCTCACGTTCATATGTTGGtcatatttgaaaataatgaCAAGTTGTCTACTCTCGACCACTTTGACTCAATTGTACGTGCTGAAATACCTTCACAAACAGAAGAGCCCAACCTACACAAAGCAGTTGTCCACCATATGATACATGGGCCCTGTGGATCAATCAGTCCTAATTGTCCATGCATGGTAAATGGTAAATGCAAGAAGAACTTTCCAAAGCCATTTGTGGAATACACATCTCGAGGAAATGATTCATACCCTTTGTATCGAAGACGTGAAGGTGGCCAAGTTTCAATTCCCAACAATGACGATGTTTTCATTGATAATGGTTGGGTTGTCCCGTACAATCCCTGgcttttattaaaatatgattgtcATATTAATGTTGAAGTATGTGGAGGGATTAAGTGTGTCAAGTACATATATAAGTACATCCATAAAGGTCCTGATCGGGTTGCACTAGAGTTACGAAATGGACAAAATTGTGATGAAATCCAACAGTACGTGGATGGAAGATGGATTTCTGCACCCGAAGCATTGTGGCGAATTTTCTCATTTGAGTTCAGTAGGATGTATCCTTCAGTCATTAGGTTACAATTACATACACCGAACCAACATCTGATTTATTTTGACCCCCAACAACGCGTAAGTGATCTACTTGCAGATGATGACAATTCTAAGACTATGCTTACagaatttttcaaattaaattgtGAACCTGACATGACTGAAAAGTATTTATATCGAGAATTTCCACAATTTTACACATGGATAAAATCTGGGAAAAAATGGATTCGTCGAAGAAGCAACAATAAAGTGGTTGGAAGAGTATATGTGGTGTCGTCATCTGAAGGTGAGAGGTTTTATCTTCGTATCCTTTTAAATCATGTCAGGGGCCCGACATCTTTTGAAGATCTGATGACTGTGAATGGGGTAAcgtattcaacatttaaggaGTCTGCTCAAATGCGCGGACTTCTCAGACAGGATGATTATGTAATACAATGTCTGCAAGAAGCACGATCTGTTAGAATGTCATCTTCATTGAGAAGGTTATTTGTATCGATACTGGTGTTCTGTCAACCAACAACAGTTCGAGAACTCTGGGATGAGTTCCATCCTAGCATGTGTGAAGATTATGGCAGAGAAATTTCATCAAGTAACTTCATCATCAATAAGTTATTGGTTGAGATACGAAGGTTGTTGCATCAGTACAAAATGAACCTTGATGATTTTGATTTGCCATCAATAAGTGCTGAGTTTTTAGAAGACGCACCACTACCGAGAATAATTGAGGATGATCTTTCTTATCATATTTCTGATGATGATTTGAGATCTATTGAACGTTTGAATGCTCAACAGAGGATTGCATTTGACACCATCATAGAAAGTATTACGCATAACCAATCAAAACTTTTCTTCATTGATGGTCCTGGAGGCACTGGTAAGACTTTTTTATACCGCTCAATGTTGGCACATTTAAGAAAAATGGGTAAAATAATAATTGCGGTAGCAACATCTGGAATAGCTGCGACATTGTTGCCAGGTGGAAGAACTGCACATTCACGTTTTCAAATTCCACTTAGACCAACCGCATCAACTctttgcaaaataaaaaaacagACAGAACTTGCAGATCTAATAAGACGTGCATCAGCTATAGTATGGGACGAGGCTCCAATGGCAAATCGATATGCTTTTGAATCTGTCAGTAAGAGTTTCCAAGATATTATGGAAAATCAAATACCATTTGGAGGGAAAACAATGGTTTTTGGTGGCGATTTTCGACAAGTGTTACCCGTTGTTAAACGAGGGTCAAAGGCAGAACAAATTGCTACAAGTATTTCAAGGTCAACATTCTGGAATTGCGTAAAGATAATACACCTTCAACAAAATATGAGATCTGCTCAAGATATTGAGTTCTCGCAATTTCTCTTGCGCGTAGGTGATGGATTGCAACATACTGTAAATCGTGATTTCATAAAATTACCAGATTCAATTATCATACCATGGGAAGgtgaacaatcaattcagatgttGATTGATTCTGTTTTTCCTAATATGATAAATCATGTTAATGATGAAAAGTATATGGTTGATAGAGCAATCATCACACCAAAAAATGTTGATGTGGACAATATTAATCAAATGCTCATTCTCAAGTTTCCTGGAGAGGAAAAAGAGTATACATCTTGGGATAGTGTAGAAGACGACAATCACAACCTTTTTCAAGAAGAATTTTTGAATTCCCTTAGTCCAAGTGGTTTGCCACCCCATAAAATCATATTGAAAGTAGGGAGTCCTGTCATGCTCTTGAGAAATGTTGCACCTGAACTTGGTCTATGCAATGGAACAAGATTGATATGTCGCATTCTTGGTAGAAATTTTATAGATGCTGAGATCATAACAGGTCCTCACAAGGGTAACAGATACTTTCTACATAGAATGCCCTTGAAAAGTGAAGATAATTCTGGATTACCATTTGAGTTGACACGTTGA
- the LOC140827580 gene encoding uncharacterized protein isoform X1, protein MEATSSGEHTPNNNNVTHQQQRSTQNVRSSNSSSYINERRQMLTHNERERIHSMTQQRRQSYLARRRSNYRRRQDNDRSSIPDESNLGNSNFVAPTTMIQQSPHNIGENLVDVTTVRQTCRSEPISFRTLTSNYERGSSSTCLPRPNSVIQGNIFNENNVITNIQRYPRPRRYRNLARNFSESEINYRWKLSDPRICIHCQALLFHGETSQFCCRNGNTNLDVIPSPIELQELYAADNEEGRHFRRLIRAYNHVFSFTSMGVNIDESLTTGTHGIYTFRAQGSIYHSIGSLLPNENCRPRYMQMWIVDTDHDIDNRLHENPELRRELLLKIQNILDQHNPFVHVFRQIGKCQDIPNCRLIIRQQKPNEHQYSLPTTSQVAAVIVDNECAETLSNRDITIQGIGGNLISIQDVVGYYDPLQYPLLLPYGTYGWDLNSRNINGTRLTCLNYYAYMLQIRENSPSLILRGGRLLQQYVVDNYVKIETQRLRWIRSNQRDIRSELYQGLQDCLHGGENHAGNIGTRIVLPSSFGGSPRDIYQRYQDAMTLVQTYGKPDLMLTMTCNPNWNEIKNQLFPRQSPQDRPDLITRIFRSKFEEFKKDIVDRGVLGKVRSYSYVIEYQKRGLPHVHMLVIFENNDKLSTLDHFDSIVRAEIPSQTEEPNLHKAVVHHMIHGPCGSISPNCPCMVNGKCKKNFPKPFVEYTSRGNDSYPLYRRREGGQVSIPNNDDVFIDNGWVVPYNPWLLLKYDCHINVEVCGGIKCVKYIYKYIHKGPDRVALELRNGQNCDEIQQYVDGRWISAPEALWRIFSFEFSRMYPSVIRLQLHTPNQHLIYFDPQQRVSDLLADDDNSKTMLTEFFKLNCEPDMTEKYLYREFPQFYTWIKSGKKWIRRRSNNKVVGRVYVVSSSEGERFYLRILLNHVRGPTSFEDLMTVNGVTYSTFKESAQMRGLLRQDDYVIQCLQEARSVRMSSSLRRLFVSILVFCQPTTVRELWDEFHPSMCEDYGREISSSNFIINKLLVEIRRLLHQYKMNLDDFDLPSISAEFLEDAPLPRIIEDDLSYHISDDDLRSIERLNAQQRIAFDTIIESITHNQSKLFFIDGPGGTGKTFLYRSMLAHLRKMGKIIIAVATSGIAATLLPGGRTAHSRFQIPLRPTASTLCKIKKQTELADLIRRASAIVWDEAPMANRYAFESVSKSFQDIMENQIPFGGKTMVFGGDFRQVLPVVKRGSKAEQIATSISRSTFWNCVKIIHLQQNMRSAQDIEFSQFLLRVGDGLQHTVNRDFIKLPDSIIIPWEGEQSIQMLIDSVFPNMINHVNDEKYMVDRAIITPKNVDVDNINQMLILKFPGEEKEYTSWDSVEDDNHNLFQEEFLNSLSPSGLPPHKIILKVGSPVMLLRNVAPELGLCNGTRLICRILGRNFIDAEIITGPHKGNRYFLHRMPLKSEDNSGLPFELTR, encoded by the exons ATGGAAGCCACGAGTTCGGGAGAACATACACCAAACAACAATAACGTCACACATCAACAACAAAGGTCTACGCAg AACGTGAGAAGTTCTAACTCTAGCTCTTACATCAATGAAAGGCGACAGATGCTAACGCATAACGAACGTGAAAGAATACATTCTATGACCCAACAACGACGACAATCTTACCTTGCTCGACGTCGATCAAATTATCGAAGGAGACAAGATAACGACAGATCATCAATTCCAGATGAGTCTAATCTTGGTAATAGTAATTTTGTTGCACCAACTACAATGATTCAACAATCGCCTCATAACATCGGTGAAAATC TTGTTGATGTCACTACAGTGCGACAAACCTGTCGCTCAGAGCCAATATCTTTTCGTACTTTGACATCAAATTACGAACGTGGAAGTTCTAGCACGTGTCTACCAAGGCCAAATTCTGTTATTCAAG GAAACATTTTCAATGAAAACAATGTGATTACTAACATACAACGATATCCACGTCCACGTCGATATCGTAACCTAGCAAGAAATTTCAGTGAAAGTGAGATAAATTATCGGTGGAAATTGTCTGACCCAAGAATTTGTATACATTGCCAAGCTCTACTGTTTCATGGTGAAACATCACAATTCTGCTGTAGAAATGGAAACACAAATTTGGATGTTATCCCTTCTCCCATTGAATTGCAAGAGTTGTATGCTGCAGATAACGAGGAAGGCAGACATTTTCGGCGGTTAATAAGGGCATACAATCATGTTTTCTCTTTTACATCGATGGGAGTCAATATAGATGAGTCCTTAACAACCGGTACACATGGAATTTACACATTTCGTGCCCAGGGATCAATATATCACTCGATTGGAAGTCTTCTACCAAATGAGAATTGTAGGCCAAGGTACATGCAGATGTGGATTGTAGACACAGATCATGATATAGACAACAGACTTCATGAAAATCCAGAACTAAGGCGAGAATTGCTGCTTAAGATACAAAACATTCTTGATCAACACAATCCATTTGTGCACGTGTTTCGACAAATTGGCAAATGTCAAGACATACCTAACTGTAGGCTCATCATCAGGCAGCAAAAACCTAATGAACATCAATATAGTTTACCTACAACATCTCAAGTTGCAGCCGTCATTGTTGACAACGAATGTGCAGAAACTTTGAGCAATCGAGATATTACCATACAAGGAATCGGTGGAAACCTTATCAGCATTCAAGATGTAGTTGGCTATTATGATCCTTTACAATATCCCCTCCTTCTGCCATATGGTACATATGGTTGGGACTTAAATAGCCGAAATATCAATGGTACCCGATTAACATGCTTAAATTACTATGCGTATATGCTACAG ATACGAGAAAATTCACCATCTTTGATTCTTAGAGGAGGTCGTCTACTTCAACAATATGTGGTTGACAACTACGTAAAGATTGAAACACAGAGACTACGATGGATACGTTCAAATCAACGCGATATACGTTCAGAACTTTACCAAGGATTGCAAGATTGTTTACATGGAGGTGAAAATCATGCAG GAAATATTGGTACCAGAATTGTTTTGCCATCATCTTTCGGTGGTAGCCCACGTGATATATACCAACGATATCAAGATGCCATGACTTTGGTACAAACATATGGAAAACCAGATTTAATGCTTACAATGACATGCAATCCGAATTGGAATGAGATAAAAAATCAACTATTTCCTCGGCAATCACCTCAAGACCGTCCAGATTTGATTACGAGGATATTTCGGTCAAAATTTGAGGAATTTAAGAAAGACATTGTGGATAGAGGGGTTTTAGGTAAGGTCCGTTCTTATTCGTACGTCATTGAGTATCAGAAAAGAGGGCTTCCTCACGTTCATATGTTGGtcatatttgaaaataatgaCAAGTTGTCTACTCTCGACCACTTTGACTCAATTGTACGTGCTGAAATACCTTCACAAACAGAAGAGCCCAACCTACACAAAGCAGTTGTCCACCATATGATACATGGGCCCTGTGGATCAATCAGTCCTAATTGTCCATGCATGGTAAATGGTAAATGCAAGAAGAACTTTCCAAAGCCATTTGTGGAATACACATCTCGAGGAAATGATTCATACCCTTTGTATCGAAGACGTGAAGGTGGCCAAGTTTCAATTCCCAACAATGACGATGTTTTCATTGATAATGGTTGGGTTGTCCCGTACAATCCCTGgcttttattaaaatatgattgtcATATTAATGTTGAAGTATGTGGAGGGATTAAGTGTGTCAAGTACATATATAAGTACATCCATAAAGGTCCTGATCGGGTTGCACTAGAGTTACGAAATGGACAAAATTGTGATGAAATCCAACAGTACGTGGATGGAAGATGGATTTCTGCACCCGAAGCATTGTGGCGAATTTTCTCATTTGAGTTCAGTAGGATGTATCCTTCAGTCATTAGGTTACAATTACATACACCGAACCAACATCTGATTTATTTTGACCCCCAACAACGCGTAAGTGATCTACTTGCAGATGATGACAATTCTAAGACTATGCTTACagaatttttcaaattaaattgtGAACCTGACATGACTGAAAAGTATTTATATCGAGAATTTCCACAATTTTACACATGGATAAAATCTGGGAAAAAATGGATTCGTCGAAGAAGCAACAATAAAGTGGTTGGAAGAGTATATGTGGTGTCGTCATCTGAAGGTGAGAGGTTTTATCTTCGTATCCTTTTAAATCATGTCAGGGGCCCGACATCTTTTGAAGATCTGATGACTGTGAATGGGGTAAcgtattcaacatttaaggaGTCTGCTCAAATGCGCGGACTTCTCAGACAGGATGATTATGTAATACAATGTCTGCAAGAAGCACGATCTGTTAGAATGTCATCTTCATTGAGAAGGTTATTTGTATCGATACTGGTGTTCTGTCAACCAACAACAGTTCGAGAACTCTGGGATGAGTTCCATCCTAGCATGTGTGAAGATTATGGCAGAGAAATTTCATCAAGTAACTTCATCATCAATAAGTTATTGGTTGAGATACGAAGGTTGTTGCATCAGTACAAAATGAACCTTGATGATTTTGATTTGCCATCAATAAGTGCTGAGTTTTTAGAAGACGCACCACTACCGAGAATAATTGAGGATGATCTTTCTTATCATATTTCTGATGATGATTTGAGATCTATTGAACGTTTGAATGCTCAACAGAGGATTGCATTTGACACCATCATAGAAAGTATTACGCATAACCAATCAAAACTTTTCTTCATTGATGGTCCTGGAGGCACTGGTAAGACTTTTTTATACCGCTCAATGTTGGCACATTTAAGAAAAATGGGTAAAATAATAATTGCGGTAGCAACATCTGGAATAGCTGCGACATTGTTGCCAGGTGGAAGAACTGCACATTCACGTTTTCAAATTCCACTTAGACCAACCGCATCAACTctttgcaaaataaaaaaacagACAGAACTTGCAGATCTAATAAGACGTGCATCAGCTATAGTATGGGACGAGGCTCCAATGGCAAATCGATATGCTTTTGAATCTGTCAGTAAGAGTTTCCAAGATATTATGGAAAATCAAATACCATTTGGAGGGAAAACAATGGTTTTTGGTGGCGATTTTCGACAAGTGTTACCCGTTGTTAAACGAGGGTCAAAGGCAGAACAAATTGCTACAAGTATTTCAAGGTCAACATTCTGGAATTGCGTAAAGATAATACACCTTCAACAAAATATGAGATCTGCTCAAGATATTGAGTTCTCGCAATTTCTCTTGCGCGTAGGTGATGGATTGCAACATACTGTAAATCGTGATTTCATAAAATTACCAGATTCAATTATCATACCATGGGAAGgtgaacaatcaattcagatgttGATTGATTCTGTTTTTCCTAATATGATAAATCATGTTAATGATGAAAAGTATATGGTTGATAGAGCAATCATCACACCAAAAAATGTTGATGTGGACAATATTAATCAAATGCTCATTCTCAAGTTTCCTGGAGAGGAAAAAGAGTATACATCTTGGGATAGTGTAGAAGACGACAATCACAACCTTTTTCAAGAAGAATTTTTGAATTCCCTTAGTCCAAGTGGTTTGCCACCCCATAAAATCATATTGAAAGTAGGGAGTCCTGTCATGCTCTTGAGAAATGTTGCACCTGAACTTGGTCTATGCAATGGAACAAGATTGATATGTCGCATTCTTGGTAGAAATTTTATAGATGCTGAGATCATAACAGGTCCTCACAAGGGTAACAGATACTTTCTACATAGAATGCCCTTGAAAAGTGAAGATAATTCTGGATTACCATTTGAGTTGACACGTTGA